The following are encoded in a window of Alosa sapidissima isolate fAloSap1 chromosome 12, fAloSap1.pri, whole genome shotgun sequence genomic DNA:
- the LOC121678375 gene encoding vimentin-type intermediate filament-associated coiled-coil protein-like codes for MSSPSPVQIREANAHLAALHRRVAELEQRLEAAEKTVREQAESLIRKDEQLRAATQEITEAKDREISYLHEKLCQSEETIQKFQHTVKEKDALIGQLQHRCQLLDNICKSRPLLDKMLSHMAEAERMGPVVDLGETPINSSLTDGESSCSPNRVSNHKDFSLSEDDMDDQELDGVVFGTTV; via the exons ATGTCTTCACCGTCACCGGTACAAATCAGGGAAGCAAATGCACATTTAGCTGCATTGCATCGGCGGGTTGCTGAGCTGGAGCAGAGACTCGAAGCAGCTGAGAAAACCGTGCGTGAGCAAGCTGAAAGCCTCATCCGGAAAGATGAACAGCTCAGAGCTGCTACTCAAGAAATAACTGAGGCCAAAGACAG AGAGATATCCTACCTCCATGAAAAACTCTGCCAGTCTGAGGAAACCATCCAGAAGTTTCAACATACAGTAAAGGAAAAGGATGCTCTCATTGGGCAGCTACAGCATCGGTGCCAGCTCTTGGATAACATCTGCAAAAGTCGCCCATTGCTGGACAAGATGCTGTCACACATGGCAGAAGCTGAGAGAATGGGACCTGTTGTTGACTTGGGTGAGACTCCCATCAACTCCTCTCTCACAGATGGTGAGTCCAGCTGCAGTCCCAACCGTGTATCCAATCACAAGGACTTCTCCCTCAGCGAGGATGACATGGATGACCAAGAGCTAGATGGAGTGGTGTTTGGAACCACTGTTTGA
- the ndufa11 gene encoding NADH dehydrogenase [ubiquinone] 1 alpha subcomplex subunit 11: protein MGYWELEEGRDCVQKTWITTKIATAIGLVGSAYHIVAFQPETAVEALQRATSGTVTMASLGAIFGMATCLSAQARDAPDDPLNYFIGGCSSGAFLGARTHSATTGVTACIGLGTLAMFTKVAKMEGWKISGPPRL, encoded by the exons ATGGGGTACTGGGAGCTAGAAGAGGGTAGAGATTGTGTGCAGAAAACATGGATTACTACCAAGATAGCCACTGCCATAG GGCTTGTCGGCTCAGCCTACCACATTGTGGCTTTCCAACCTGAAACTGCTGTCGAGGCTCTTCAGAGGGCTACTTCAGGCACAGTTACAATGG CTTCCCTTGGGGCAATTTTTGGAATGGCTACTTGTCTAAGTGCCCAGGCCAGGGATGCCCCAGATGACCCTTTAAATTATTTCATCGGTGGTTGTTCCTCTGGAGCATTCCTTGGAGCTCGGA CTCACAGTGCTACTACAGGTGTAACGGCATGCATCGGCTTGGGGACATTGGCTATGTTCACAAAAGTTGCCAAGATGGAAGGCTGGAAAATAAGTGGTCCTCCCAGGCTATAA